The Ferroacidibacillus organovorans genome includes a window with the following:
- a CDS encoding MerR family transcriptional regulator, with the protein MDRLVTIGEASKVLGVSITTLRRWEKEGRLQPDEITPGGHR; encoded by the coding sequence ATGGATAGATTAGTGACGATAGGCGAAGCGTCGAAGGTGTTAGGAGTCTCCATTACGACACTCCGTCGTTGGGAAAAAGAAGGTCGATTACAGCCGGATGAAATAACGCCCGGTGGTCACCGCCA